The following DNA comes from Rhodopseudomonas boonkerdii.
GCTCGTCCATGAACGGATAGCTGCCGATAATCGTATCAGGATGTGCTGCGGCGATTTCGCGCAGCGGGCCGCCGACATCGCCTTCCCTGGCATTGGCCTTCACGGTGTCCGACAGCATGCGCAGGCCCGACCGCAGCTTCGGTGCCACGATGTCCATCATCGCCTGCATGATGCTGGGCACACCGGCCATCACGATCACGTTCTCGATCTTGAAACCCGGCGCCAGAATCGTCGCGCTCTGGATCAGATCCGCGCCGTCCGGAATGCGCGCCATGCGCAAGCGGGCTTCGTTGAGGTCCGCGCCAAAACGCTCCTGGAAACGTGCCACGACGTCCGGGTGGTGATCGATGCTGACACCAAAGGCTTTGGCGACGGAATCCGCCGTGATGTCGTCATGGGTCGGCCCGATGCCGCCCGTGGTAAAAACGTAGTCATAGCGTTGGCGCAGCGCGTTGAGCGCCGCAACGATGTCGGCCTCGTCGTCGGAGACGACGCGGACTTCCTTGAGGTCGATGCCGATATTGGTGAGGTATTCGGCGATATAGCCGATGTT
Coding sequences within:
- a CDS encoding competence/damage-inducible protein A, with the translated sequence MTEIVTASILVIGDEILSGRTKDKNIGYIAEYLTNIGIDLKEVRVVSDDEADIVAALNALRQRYDYVFTTGGIGPTHDDITADSVAKAFGVSIDHHPDVVARFQERFGADLNEARLRMARIPDGADLIQSATILAPGFKIENVIVMAGVPSIMQAMMDIVAPKLRSGLRMLSDTVKANAREGDVGGPLREIAAAHPDTIIGSYPFMDEQGKPNTNLVVRSRDQAKLDAAMNAVKEMLAGLAAAK